In the Candidatus Syntrophosphaera sp. genome, one interval contains:
- a CDS encoding TIGR03960 family B12-binding radical SAM protein: MDPIVIEPWLPLVAKPSRYLDHEINAVRKPFQPVNFCFAYPDVYEVGISHLGLKILYSIINRLPGLMADRCYLPWLDMIQIMRREGIPLFGIESRRPILDFDLLGITLQSELTFSNVLETLDLAGIPLLAKDREEQHPIVMAGGPCATNPLPLADFIDVFFIGEAEEGIQEIAEIFSAHPERRIRLEVLANLDSCFVPVLHLSQIQQGWKLRSRKFAKFGDFTLTHEPQLLPWQLSTHNRCVAEIMRGCSRGCRFCHAGYFYRPVRERASTEINNKLVAEIRESGWDEAGLLSLSSSDYSRLRELLDGLLVSLDTDKTHISLPSLRVDSLDAKTIDLMRELGREGLTIAPEAGTTRLRDVINKNLSEEQILAGVGTALELGWQKVKLYFMLGLPSETDEDVQGIVDLIEKISAAGGKRMQVNVTLSPFVPKPFTPFQWAAMLPAAELLRRCLFIKQSLSRQRRVKIKYHTIEASVLEAFFSRGDELCGEVLLQAWRLGARFDGWHECFDWQKWSQALAERGIDLHQYLRERDPSAPMPWDFVDTGVAREFLLGEWKKAQRAEPTPDCREVCGQCGVCGEDLQTVYAPTVSNVESIPAKTKLSFKPSSGKIQYRHRIWYSRTGILRFISHLDWMRMLFRLISKAPLDTVFTQGFSPHPKVSLSPPLPLGVESQCEFFDISFHGKHPGDEIIAGLSQAKIPDFRILKSEELAGKAALPIGEWIEVEFLYQHLGQAKKELDAFAAETERIFTKSTATRSKSYDLRSIVVAWEWRSNSLWLQKSLASPALYDVLAELFKLDKTILYTFKVIRRDWVF, from the coding sequence ATGGATCCCATCGTCATTGAACCCTGGCTGCCTCTGGTGGCCAAACCTTCCCGCTATCTCGACCACGAGATCAACGCCGTCCGCAAGCCTTTCCAGCCGGTCAATTTCTGCTTCGCCTATCCCGACGTTTATGAGGTCGGGATCTCGCATCTGGGGCTGAAGATACTCTATTCCATCATCAACCGGCTCCCTGGCCTCATGGCCGATCGCTGCTACCTTCCCTGGCTGGACATGATCCAGATCATGCGGCGAGAGGGAATTCCCCTGTTTGGGATCGAAAGCCGTCGGCCCATCCTGGATTTCGACCTGCTGGGCATCACCCTGCAAAGTGAACTGACTTTTTCCAATGTACTGGAAACGCTCGATCTGGCGGGAATTCCCCTGCTGGCCAAAGACAGGGAAGAACAGCACCCGATCGTCATGGCAGGCGGGCCTTGTGCCACCAACCCGCTTCCCCTGGCGGATTTCATCGATGTCTTCTTCATTGGCGAGGCGGAGGAAGGGATCCAGGAGATCGCGGAGATCTTCAGTGCACATCCCGAGAGAAGAATTCGCCTGGAAGTACTCGCCAACCTGGACAGCTGTTTTGTTCCTGTTCTGCATCTGAGCCAGATACAACAGGGTTGGAAACTCAGGTCCCGCAAGTTTGCCAAGTTTGGAGATTTTACTTTAACTCACGAGCCTCAACTGCTTCCCTGGCAGTTATCTACGCACAACAGATGCGTGGCCGAGATCATGCGCGGCTGCTCCCGCGGCTGCCGGTTCTGCCATGCCGGCTATTTCTACCGTCCGGTGCGGGAACGGGCTTCCACAGAGATCAACAACAAACTTGTTGCCGAGATCCGGGAAAGCGGTTGGGACGAAGCGGGCCTGCTTTCCCTTTCCAGCAGCGATTACAGCCGTCTCCGCGAATTGCTGGACGGCTTGCTGGTCTCTTTAGATACGGATAAAACGCACATTTCGCTGCCTTCCCTGCGTGTGGACAGCCTGGACGCAAAAACCATCGACCTAATGCGCGAACTGGGGAGGGAAGGTCTGACCATCGCGCCGGAGGCAGGTACAACCAGACTGCGCGACGTCATCAACAAGAACCTTTCGGAAGAGCAGATCCTGGCCGGGGTGGGAACAGCCCTCGAGCTCGGCTGGCAAAAGGTCAAGCTCTATTTCATGCTGGGCCTTCCCAGTGAGACGGATGAGGATGTCCAGGGTATTGTAGACCTGATTGAAAAGATCTCTGCGGCAGGAGGTAAGCGAATGCAAGTTAATGTAACGCTTTCACCTTTTGTGCCCAAACCCTTCACTCCCTTTCAATGGGCAGCCATGCTACCGGCAGCCGAACTACTACGCCGCTGCCTGTTCATCAAGCAAAGCCTTTCCCGTCAGCGCCGGGTCAAGATCAAGTATCACACCATCGAAGCGTCCGTGTTGGAAGCTTTTTTCTCCCGCGGCGACGAACTGTGCGGGGAAGTACTGCTCCAAGCCTGGCGGCTGGGAGCGCGTTTTGACGGTTGGCACGAATGCTTCGATTGGCAAAAGTGGTCACAAGCCCTGGCCGAGCGTGGGATTGATTTGCATCAGTATCTGCGGGAGCGCGACCCGTCCGCGCCAATGCCCTGGGATTTCGTCGACACTGGGGTAGCGCGGGAATTTCTGCTTGGTGAATGGAAAAAAGCCCAGAGAGCGGAACCCACTCCCGACTGCCGCGAAGTATGCGGCCAATGCGGAGTTTGCGGGGAGGATCTGCAAACTGTTTATGCGCCCACAGTATCCAATGTCGAGTCTATCCCAGCCAAAACCAAATTGAGCTTTAAACCCAGTTCCGGCAAGATCCAGTACCGCCACCGGATCTGGTACTCAAGGACTGGCATCCTGCGCTTCATCTCGCATCTGGACTGGATGCGCATGCTTTTCCGCCTCATTTCCAAAGCCCCGCTGGACACGGTTTTCACCCAGGGTTTCTCCCCCCATCCCAAGGTGAGTTTGTCTCCGCCGCTGCCCCTGGGTGTGGAAAGCCAGTGCGAATTCTTCGACATTTCCTTTCATGGCAAGCATCCTGGGGACGAGATCATCGCAGGGCTAAGCCAGGCAAAGATCCCTGATTTCAGGATCCTCAAAAGTGAGGAGCTGGCGGGCAAGGCCGCACTGCCAATTGGAGAATGGATCGAAGTGGAATTCCTGTACCAGCATCTCGGCCAGGCTAAAAAAGAGCTGGACGCCTTTGCCGCGGAAACAGAAAGGATATTCACCAAAAGCACGGCTACCCGTTCCAAGAGCTATGATCTGAGATCGATCGTGGTGGCGTGGGAGTGGCGCAGCAACTCGCTTTGGCTACAAAAAAGCCTCGCCAGTCCAGCGCTTTACGATGTCCTGGCCGAACTCTTCAAGCTGGATAAAACCATCCTTTACACTTTCAAAGTGATCCGCCGGGACTGGGTTTTTTGA
- a CDS encoding anaerobic ribonucleoside-triphosphate reductase activating protein: MKIGGFQKFSLLDYPGQLAAIVFTQGCNFRCPYCHNPELVDPARFSITWQTNRVLSFLKRRRGKLGAVVITGGEPTCQPDLVRFTRKLKDMGFLVKMDTNGSNPEMINTLVDKELVDYWAMDVKAPLDLYPVITRSDFQSREILRSMDILRASGIEYEFRTTFFELLFTWDDIARIQPLLKPGDRFYLQECRYQDTLEDFSDKLAKKPDLDDPNYAHLQDDPACQSLIRWGDRHKVNILIRSL; encoded by the coding sequence CAGGGCTGCAATTTCCGCTGCCCCTATTGCCACAATCCCGAACTGGTCGATCCCGCTCGCTTTTCCATCACTTGGCAGACGAACCGGGTGCTCAGTTTCCTCAAACGGCGCCGGGGCAAGCTGGGAGCCGTGGTTATCACAGGCGGGGAACCAACCTGCCAGCCTGACTTGGTCAGATTTACCCGGAAACTCAAAGACATGGGTTTTTTGGTCAAGATGGACACCAACGGCTCTAATCCGGAAATGATCAATACCTTGGTGGACAAGGAGTTGGTGGACTACTGGGCGATGGACGTCAAAGCCCCGCTGGATCTCTATCCAGTGATCACGCGCAGCGATTTCCAGTCTCGGGAAATCCTCCGCAGCATGGACATCCTCCGCGCCAGCGGCATAGAATACGAGTTTCGCACCACCTTCTTCGAACTGCTTTTTACCTGGGACGACATTGCCCGCATCCAGCCCCTGCTGAAGCCCGGAGACAGGTTTTACCTGCAGGAATGCCGCTATCAGGACACCCTGGAAGATTTCAGCGACAAACTGGCCAAAAAACCCGATCTGGATGATCCCAACTATGCCCACCTGCAAGACGACCCTGCCTGTCAATCTTTGATCCGCTGGGGCGACCGGCATAAGGTGAACATCCTCATCCGCTCGCTGTAA
- a CDS encoding T9SS type A sorting domain-containing protein codes for MKRTIIVILASVLLTSLLAQWSSDPQSPNLIAGFTGEQVMPKVAIAPNGNTYLCRFDNSSGSYKVWLQLLSPAGEALWTAPEGLMVSDHSQMSWLTEYDLDVDNDGNAVIVFQDIRSAGTNNVVAYKISSAGTFAWGADGVALSLDTSTDYGNMSPVLFNSSDNSSYAAWQRLGPANTTIAFNRLSAAGQKLWGDNGITLVPTEGSYTWPQITQADGDNILLKYFHDTGPFWSPNRHVYVAKYTPDGQQLWNTVITNAGGLPAWHQLIPFESDGAGGAILAWYEDREVDMDQDVYAQRVTVAGSVTMPANGALISVDPVNQQYYPKLAVDTVNERVYAFYRITDANQNQAGLARQMLDFSGNRLWGDTGFVFMDLGVAEASTVGAYYTAQGAVCLYEFGGDNLGAACWDSSGNSGWPEGPTVIASTGDTKYHFDHAVHPEGWAVLAWEQGFNNMDIYAMRINANGSLGMEYPAPRGLTATLLPPDGVRLDWLPPSLYMDPDGYYIYMNGELAQVVAGDVLTHDITNLTGGNYEFYLKARYGDNYSEPTETVTVIIVSIDEDAVPVPSLGLRFYPNPFRGSAILEIATTKAEENCRISVYDLRGRKLAEHNFSLGSGDHELPVTPEAFNLKESGIYFFQLQLGNETGAIRMVLIK; via the coding sequence ATGAAAAGAACAATTATCGTCATACTTGCCAGTGTGTTACTTACAAGCCTCCTGGCTCAGTGGAGCTCCGATCCCCAGTCACCCAACCTCATCGCCGGTTTCACCGGTGAACAAGTGATGCCCAAGGTGGCGATCGCTCCCAATGGGAATACCTACCTCTGCCGTTTCGACAACAGTAGCGGCAGCTACAAAGTCTGGCTGCAGCTTTTATCCCCGGCCGGAGAAGCGCTCTGGACCGCCCCCGAGGGACTCATGGTGAGCGATCACTCGCAGATGAGCTGGCTCACCGAATATGATCTGGACGTAGATAACGACGGCAACGCCGTGATCGTTTTCCAAGATATCCGCAGTGCCGGAACCAACAACGTGGTGGCCTACAAGATCAGTTCCGCGGGCACCTTTGCTTGGGGCGCGGACGGGGTCGCCTTGTCCCTGGACACCAGCACCGATTATGGAAACATGTCACCAGTGCTGTTCAATTCCTCCGACAACAGCAGCTACGCGGCCTGGCAGAGGTTGGGGCCTGCGAATACAACGATCGCCTTCAACCGTTTGAGTGCCGCTGGCCAGAAACTTTGGGGGGATAACGGGATCACGCTCGTGCCTACCGAAGGAAGCTACACTTGGCCGCAGATCACTCAGGCGGATGGTGACAACATCCTCCTCAAATATTTCCATGATACTGGTCCTTTCTGGTCTCCAAACCGCCATGTTTACGTTGCCAAATACACTCCGGACGGACAACAGCTCTGGAACACGGTGATCACCAATGCCGGAGGACTTCCTGCCTGGCATCAGCTCATACCCTTTGAATCAGACGGAGCCGGAGGCGCGATCCTGGCTTGGTATGAGGACAGGGAGGTGGACATGGACCAGGATGTTTACGCTCAAAGGGTGACTGTGGCTGGCAGCGTGACCATGCCGGCCAACGGTGCACTGATATCCGTTGACCCCGTCAACCAGCAGTATTACCCCAAACTGGCTGTGGATACCGTTAATGAGCGCGTTTATGCTTTTTACAGGATCACCGACGCCAACCAGAATCAAGCCGGATTGGCCAGGCAAATGCTTGATTTTTCAGGAAACAGGCTCTGGGGCGACACCGGATTTGTTTTCATGGATCTTGGTGTGGCAGAGGCCAGCACGGTCGGCGCTTATTACACGGCCCAGGGAGCTGTCTGCCTCTATGAATTTGGCGGCGACAACCTTGGTGCGGCCTGCTGGGATTCTTCCGGAAACTCAGGTTGGCCGGAAGGGCCGACTGTCATAGCCAGTACCGGCGATACCAAGTACCACTTCGATCATGCCGTCCACCCGGAAGGCTGGGCCGTGCTGGCTTGGGAACAGGGATTCAACAACATGGACATCTACGCCATGCGGATCAACGCCAATGGCAGCCTGGGAATGGAATATCCCGCTCCGCGCGGACTGACGGCCACTTTGCTGCCTCCCGACGGAGTCCGGTTGGATTGGCTGCCGCCCTCCCTGTATATGGATCCCGATGGTTACTACATCTATATGAACGGGGAACTGGCCCAGGTTGTGGCCGGAGATGTCCTCACCCACGATATCACCAACCTGACGGGCGGTAACTATGAATTCTACCTCAAAGCCCGCTATGGTGACAATTATTCAGAACCCACCGAGACCGTGACGGTGATAATTGTTTCAATTGATGAGGATGCAGTGCCCGTTCCCTCCCTTGGGTTGAGATTTTATCCCAATCCCTTCCGGGGTTCCGCCATTCTCGAGATCGCCACAACCAAAGCGGAAGAGAATTGCCGGATCAGCGTTTACGACCTAAGGGGGCGCAAGCTTGCCGAACACAACTTTTCCCTCGGAAGCGGGGACCATGAACTGCCTGTCACCCCCGAAGCCTTCAACCTAAAGGAAAGCGGGATCTATTTCTTCCAACTGCAACTGGGCAATGAGACAGGCGCCATCAGGATGGTGTTGATCAAGTAA